In one window of Bombus fervidus isolate BK054 chromosome 4, iyBomFerv1, whole genome shotgun sequence DNA:
- the LOC139986612 gene encoding WD repeat-containing protein WRAP73 isoform X2 — translation MSLEVENDLMRVNNQLCDFSKDGRFFATAYQTNLTIKGYKKLDTIHSFVFPDIIEYLEWSRNTEYILCANIKKAIIQVYSIRYPEWKYKLIEGSAGLESVSWSPDSKYILTLSDFNKLICGRLSSIDGLCWSPNSELLCIWSSFSDEAKLIIYSSIFERDIAVFSPTQTVNLSQAECANYTCLKGIENVTWMPSGQLLAVIGFNEMILLLNHVTWKPLLQLYLEPVIQENYLNKVYEERIIQPKFSNKNTSYYDRHVLEEKSERPVNIKIGRKNIIERLSIAKFDILKFSFCGQYLAVKHQLYPTTLWIWNIIDDYLDYLLLENTIVAARWNPTRAQLLIFCECAHIFEWTPHNASCISISRNITVLDARWHPRGNSLLLCGYNKAIIYQIENK, via the exons ATGTCATTAGAAgtagaaaatgatttaatgCGAGTAAATAATCAATTATGTGATTTTTCTAAAGATGGAAGATTTTTTGCAACTGcatatcaaacaaatttaacaataaaagGTTACAAGAAATTAGACACTATTCATTCATTCGTATTTCCAGATATAATTGAG TATTTGGAATGGTCTAGAAATACTGAATACATACTATGTGCAAATATAAAGAAAGCTATTATTCAAGTATATTCCATTCGTTATCCTGAATGGAAATACAAATTGATTGAAGGCAGTGCTGGTTTAGAAAGTGTTAGTTGGTCTCCTGATAGTAAATACATTTTGACGTTGTCAGATTTTAAT aaattaatatgtGGTCGTTTAAGTAGCATTGATGGATTATGCTGGTCTCCAAATAGcgaattattatgtatttggTCTTCCTTTAGCGACGaagcaaaattaattatttattcgagTATATTCGAAAGAGATATTGCAGTATTCTCTCCTACACAAACTGTAAATTTATCTCAAGCGGAATGTGCAAATTATACGTGTTTGAAAGGAATCGAAAATGTAACGTGGATGCCCAGTGGACAGTTATTAGCTGTAATAGGATTTAATGAAAtg ATCTTACTGTTAAATCACGTGACATGGAAACCACTTTTGCAATTATATCTTGAACCCGTAattcaagaaaattatttgaataaggTATATGAAGAACGTATAATTCAACcaaaattttcgaataaaaatacgagTTATTACGATAGACATGTTt TGGAAGAGAAATCGGAACGAccagtaaatataaaaataggaaGGAAGAATATTATTGAGAGATTGTCAATtgcaaaatttgatattttaaaatttagttTTTGTGGGCAATACTTGGCCGTGAAACATCAACTTTATCCTACAACATTGTGGATATGGAATATTATTGATGATTATCTTGATTATTTACTTCTTGAAAATACTATCGTAG ctGCAAGATGGAATCCTACACGTGCTcagcttttaatattttgcgaGTGTGCGCATATATTTGAATGGACACCACATAATGCGAGTTGTATATCAATTTCACGAAATATTACGGTATTAGATGCGCGATGGCATCCTAGGGGAAATTCCTTATTGCTTTGTGGTTATAATAAGGCGATTATTtatcaaattgaaaataaatga
- the LOC139986612 gene encoding WD repeat-containing protein WRAP73 isoform X3: protein MSLEVENDLMRVNNQLCDFSKDGRFFATAYQTNLTIKGYKKLDTIHSFVFPDIIEYLEWSRNTEYILCANIKKAIIQVYSIRYPEWKYKLIEGSAGLESVSWSPDSKYILTLSDFNIQISVWSLDDQSVTHIQNVKSSFHKLYFSPDGNKLAVVVSIEGNDNIEIYKTDTWKLSKILLLNHVTWKPLLQLYLEPVIQENYLNKVYEERIIQPKFSNKNTSYYDRHVLEEKSERPVNIKIGRKNIIERLSIAKFDILKFSFCGQYLAVKHQLYPTTLWIWNIIDDYLDYLLLENTIVAARWNPTRAQLLIFCECAHIFEWTPHNASCISISRNITVLDARWHPRGNSLLLCGYNKAIIYQIENK, encoded by the exons ATGTCATTAGAAgtagaaaatgatttaatgCGAGTAAATAATCAATTATGTGATTTTTCTAAAGATGGAAGATTTTTTGCAACTGcatatcaaacaaatttaacaataaaagGTTACAAGAAATTAGACACTATTCATTCATTCGTATTTCCAGATATAATTGAG TATTTGGAATGGTCTAGAAATACTGAATACATACTATGTGCAAATATAAAGAAAGCTATTATTCAAGTATATTCCATTCGTTATCCTGAATGGAAATACAAATTGATTGAAGGCAGTGCTGGTTTAGAAAGTGTTAGTTGGTCTCCTGATAGTAAATACATTTTGACGTTGTCAGATTTTAAT ATTCAGATATCTGTATGGTCTCTGGACGATCAAAGTGTAACTCATATACAAAATGTGAAATCTTCTTtccataaattatattttagtcCAGATGGTAATAAACTAGCAGTGGTAGTTTCAATTGAGGGTAATGacaatatagaaatttataaaactgaCACATGGAAATTAAGCAAG ATCTTACTGTTAAATCACGTGACATGGAAACCACTTTTGCAATTATATCTTGAACCCGTAattcaagaaaattatttgaataaggTATATGAAGAACGTATAATTCAACcaaaattttcgaataaaaatacgagTTATTACGATAGACATGTTt TGGAAGAGAAATCGGAACGAccagtaaatataaaaataggaaGGAAGAATATTATTGAGAGATTGTCAATtgcaaaatttgatattttaaaatttagttTTTGTGGGCAATACTTGGCCGTGAAACATCAACTTTATCCTACAACATTGTGGATATGGAATATTATTGATGATTATCTTGATTATTTACTTCTTGAAAATACTATCGTAG ctGCAAGATGGAATCCTACACGTGCTcagcttttaatattttgcgaGTGTGCGCATATATTTGAATGGACACCACATAATGCGAGTTGTATATCAATTTCACGAAATATTACGGTATTAGATGCGCGATGGCATCCTAGGGGAAATTCCTTATTGCTTTGTGGTTATAATAAGGCGATTATTtatcaaattgaaaataaatga
- the LOC139986606 gene encoding putative ATP-dependent RNA helicase DHX57 has protein sequence MNPLHIDDDFSLDGQDVDRNNTNVSMEDKSDSILKAELQTLRISEESERQLYDTLKHIYGPSFKLSDASEFENKKSNLEKQYWVERGNLVIKGIVDYSSKDSTPKSEEQITRQFATSKLESYGFHQSHCNEALLYTEGDVGKALEILFYKYYGLENIARSKIHNKIDTIDLLERRNEEKEALESIYGDMFTEKIKNQIWTVQVNLDYLVRNDEIEQEIQRIRQKQGKGREREVCRLFINKRCRFGNRCKFLHQQPQVLRMPERENPSFTLEIRFPAGCKYPYEPPYFYLYKNDGTFPSINCLRITRRLYEEALLISEYGTPSIFSIISLLESEYDIKKYLAENKEQFLDQSELLFRKHIENEDETNAATHYELGSIHRKNRNNISWEKILKEDDLIEKNFKEKLTNPRYNKMIEIRERLPAWSKMYEILDVIHKNQVIIISGETGCGKSTQVPQFLLDDWIINRSVSKEHINIICTQPRRISTIGVAERVASERNERIGDTVGYQIRLESKISNRTRLTFCTTGILLQRFAVNPELPDVTHIIVDEVHERSAESDFLLMLLKELLSRRSNLKVILMSATLRSEIFSTYFKEAPILCIPGRTFPVEQIFVEDVYERTNYVLTEHSRATRRLKGGLEQLEISFDIASQLAARSSMVPGESWADEDLDFKGIICRYKSYNSQTQKNLYYMDHNSINYELIEATLQWIAFGEHNYPKTGSILVFLPGFAEIIALKDRLSKNEYFSPKTGKFIIILLHSSLSNEEQSLVFKKSIARKIVLSTNLAETSITIDDCVFVIDSGKMKETRFNSNQNMESLEMCWVSRANALQRKGRAGRVMPGVCIHLYTSYKFKHQFSAQPVPEILRIPLEPLLLRIQLLHNGKKVDLHEVLGKMLEPPTEENISSAIKRLQDVGAFNSECTLTPLGHHLAALPVNVRIGKLILFGAIFCCLDSALTIAACLSHKNPFHIPFEKRHEIDAKKEFFTANSDQLTILKAYKKWLEAYTRSTSAGHAFAKENYLSVRTLYSLADIKYQLLELLVSIGFVPVNLPKRQPNVDKIIEITGFELNINNDNYKLLQGLLCAALYPNVVKVLSPEKFFQIQFAGAVPTQTRPEQLRFQTKNDSFVSIHPSSVNFHVGHFSSPYLVFQEKVKTSKIFIKEVSMVPILPLILFSDYELKIEVHDGIFIVSLEDGWMLFDVESHRVAQLLQGMRMELVKLLEQKMREPLLNLLNHQNGKKIIQTIVNVVTTE, from the exons atgAATCCTCTTCACATTGATGATGATTTCTCCTTAGACGGACAAGATGTGGACAGAAATAACAC AAATGTATCAATGGAAGATAAAAGTGACTCCATACTGAAAGCAGAACTGCAAACCTTAAGAATATCTGAAGAATCTGAACGTCAGCTATACGATACTTTAAAGCATATTTATGGCCCT aGTTTTAAACTTTCTGATGCAtcagaatttgaaaataaaaagtccAATTTAGAAAAGCAATATTGGGTGGAAAGGGGCAATTTGGTCATTAAAGGAATAGTTGATTATTCTTCTAAGGATAGTACACCAAAATCCGAAGAACAAATTACTAGGCAATTTGCAACATCCAAACTTGAAAGTTATGG tTTTCATCAATCGCATTGCAATGAAGCACTATTATATACAGAGGGCGATGTAGGAAAAGCTTtagaaatattgttttataaatattatggaTTGGAAAATATAGCAAGAAGCAAGatacataataaaattgatacaatAGATTTATTGGAAAGAAGGAATGAGGAAAAAGAAGCACTCGAATCTATTTATGGGGATATGTTtactgaaaaaataaaaaatcaaatttggACTGTACAAGTTAATTTGGATTATTTAGTAAGAAATGATGAAATAGAACAGGAAATTCAAAGGATTAGGCAGAAACAAGGAAAGGGAAGGGAAAGAGAAGTTTGcagattatttattaataaaagatgTAGATTTGGAAatagatgtaaatttttgCATCAACAACCACAAGTATTAAGAATGCCTGAAAGAGAAAATCCAAGTTTTACCCTAGAAATAAGATTTCCTGCag gtTGTAAATATCCTTATGAACCgccttatttttatttgtataaaaatgatGGTACATTTCCAAGTATAAATTGTTTAAGAATAACAAGAAGGTTGTATGAAGAGGCATTATTGATATCTGAATATGGAACACCttctattttttcaataatatctCTTTTGGAAAGTgaatatgatataaaaaaatatttagcagaaaataaagaacaatttCTAGATCAGAGTGAATTGCTATTTCGAAAGCACATAGAAAATGAAGATGAAACAAATGCAGCTACTCATTATGAATTAGGGTCTATACATAGgaaaaacagaaataatattagttgggaaaaaatattgaaagaagatgatctaattgaaaaaaattttaaagagaAACTAACAAATCCCAGATATAACAAGATGATAGAAATTAGGGAAAGGTTGCCTGCATGGTCAAAGATGTATGAAATTTTAGATGTAATACACAAAAATCAAGTAATCATAATTTCTGGTGAAACAGGATGTGGTAAAAGTACACAGGTGCcacaatttttattagatgATTGGATTATTAATAGATCTGTATCCAAAGAACATATTAACATAATATGTACACAGCCACGAAGGATAAGTACAATAGGAGTAGCAGAAAGGGTTGCATCAGAAAGAAATGAACGCATAGGTGACACAGTAGGATATCAAATACGAttagaaagtaaaatttctaataGAACTAGATTAACATTTTGTACAACCGGAATTTTGTTGCAAAGATTTGCTGTGAATCCAGAATTACCAGATGTTACACATATTATTGTAGACGAAGTTCATGAAAGAAGTGCAGAAAG TGACTTCCTTTTGATGCTATTGAAAGAATTACTGTCCAGAAGATCAAATCTGAAAGTAATACTTATGAGTGCCACTCTTAGAAGTGAGATTTTTTCCACGTACTTTAAAGAAGCTCCTATTTTATGTATACCAGGAAGAACATTTCCTGTAGAACAAATCTTTGTGGAAGACGTATATGAAAGAACGAATTATGTTCTAACAGAACATTCAAGAGCTACACGTAGACTTAAAGGTGGTTTGGAGCAACTAGAAATTAGCTTTGATATCGCATCACAGCTTGCAGCTCGTTCTAGTATGGTACCTGGTGAATCTTGGGCCGATGAAGATCTAGACTTCAAGGGAATTATCTGCAGATATAAGAGTTATAATAGCCAGacacaaaaaaatttatattatatggatcataattcaattaattatgAACTTATAGAGGCAACATTGCAGTGGATTGCTTTTGGAGAACACAATTATCCTAAAACAGGTTCCATTTTA GTATTCTTACCCGGATTTGCTGAAATTATCGCATTGAAAGATCGATTGAGTAAGAATGAGTATTTTTCGCCAAAGactggaaaatttattataatattattacattcatCTTTATCTAATGAAGAGCAAAGCttagtttttaaaaaatctatcgctagaaaaattgtattaagcACAAATTTAGCTGAAACGTCTATTACTATAGATGATTGTGTCTTTGTAATTGACAGTGGAAAGATGAAAGAGACTAGATTTAATTCAAACCAAAACATGGAAAGTTTAGAGATGTGTTGGGTATCACGAGCAAATGCATTACAAAGAAAAGGACGTGCTGGGCGTGTAATGCCTGGAGTATGTATTCATTTATATACCTCGTACaa GTTCAAACACCAATTTTCAGCACAGCCAGTACCTGAGATATTACGAATTCCGTTAGAACcactattattacgtattcaACTTCTACATAACGGAAAAAAAGTTGACTTACATGAAGTTTtag GCAAAATGTTGGAACCACCAACAGAAGAAAATATCAGTAGTGCAATTAAACGTTTACAAGATGTAGGAGCATTTAATTCCGAATGTACATTAACCCCACTAGGTCACCATCTTGCGGCATTGCCTGTCAATGTACGAATCGGAAAGTTAATATTGTTTGGAGCAATTTTCTGTTGTCTTGATTCTGCACTTACTATAGCAGCGTGTTTATCTCATAAAAATCCATTTCATATACCTTTTGAAAAAAGACACGAGATTGAtgcaaaaaaagaattttttactgCCAATTCTGATCAACTAACTATTCTCAAAGCATATAAG AAATGGTTAGAAGCATATACACGCAGTACTAGTGCAGGGCACGCTTTTGCAAAAGAAAACTATTTGTCTGTGCGTACGCTATATTCCTTGGCAGATATAAAGTATCAGTTATTAGAATTGTTAGTTTCAATCGGTTTTGTTCCCGTTAATTTACCCAAACGGCAACCAAATGTTgacaaaattatagaaattactGGATTTGAACTGAACATcaataatgataattataaactTCTCCAAGGTCTACTTTGTGCAGCTCTATACCCTAATGTAGTAAAGGTTCTTTCGCcagaaaaattttttcaaattcaatttGCTGGGGCAGTTCCAACACAGACGAGACCCGAACAACTTAGATTCCAGACTAAAAATGATAGTTTCGTTAGTATCCATCCATCCTCGGTCAACTTTCATGTTGGTCATTTTTCTAGTCCATATCTAGTATTTCAAGAAAAAGTGAAaacaagtaaaatatttattaaagaagTATCGATGGTACCAATTTTACCACTAATATTATTCTCTGattacgaattaaaaatagaagtgcatgatggaatatttattgtatcgtTAGAAGATGGCTGGATGTTATTTGATGTTGAATCTCATAGg GTGGCTCAACTTTTGCAAGGAATGAGAATGGAATTAGTCAAATTACTAGAACAAAAGATGAGGGAACCCCTTCTGAATCTATTAAATCATCAAAATGGAAAGAAGATCATACAAACAATTGTAAATGTAGTCACgacagaataa
- the LOC139986612 gene encoding WD repeat-containing protein WRAP73 isoform X1: MSLEVENDLMRVNNQLCDFSKDGRFFATAYQTNLTIKGYKKLDTIHSFVFPDIIEYLEWSRNTEYILCANIKKAIIQVYSIRYPEWKYKLIEGSAGLESVSWSPDSKYILTLSDFNIQISVWSLDDQSVTHIQNVKSSFHKLYFSPDGNKLAVVVSIEGNDNIEIYKTDTWKLSKKLICGRLSSIDGLCWSPNSELLCIWSSFSDEAKLIIYSSIFERDIAVFSPTQTVNLSQAECANYTCLKGIENVTWMPSGQLLAVIGFNEMILLLNHVTWKPLLQLYLEPVIQENYLNKVYEERIIQPKFSNKNTSYYDRHVLEEKSERPVNIKIGRKNIIERLSIAKFDILKFSFCGQYLAVKHQLYPTTLWIWNIIDDYLDYLLLENTIVAARWNPTRAQLLIFCECAHIFEWTPHNASCISISRNITVLDARWHPRGNSLLLCGYNKAIIYQIENK, translated from the exons ATGTCATTAGAAgtagaaaatgatttaatgCGAGTAAATAATCAATTATGTGATTTTTCTAAAGATGGAAGATTTTTTGCAACTGcatatcaaacaaatttaacaataaaagGTTACAAGAAATTAGACACTATTCATTCATTCGTATTTCCAGATATAATTGAG TATTTGGAATGGTCTAGAAATACTGAATACATACTATGTGCAAATATAAAGAAAGCTATTATTCAAGTATATTCCATTCGTTATCCTGAATGGAAATACAAATTGATTGAAGGCAGTGCTGGTTTAGAAAGTGTTAGTTGGTCTCCTGATAGTAAATACATTTTGACGTTGTCAGATTTTAAT ATTCAGATATCTGTATGGTCTCTGGACGATCAAAGTGTAACTCATATACAAAATGTGAAATCTTCTTtccataaattatattttagtcCAGATGGTAATAAACTAGCAGTGGTAGTTTCAATTGAGGGTAATGacaatatagaaatttataaaactgaCACATGGAAATTAAGCAAG aaattaatatgtGGTCGTTTAAGTAGCATTGATGGATTATGCTGGTCTCCAAATAGcgaattattatgtatttggTCTTCCTTTAGCGACGaagcaaaattaattatttattcgagTATATTCGAAAGAGATATTGCAGTATTCTCTCCTACACAAACTGTAAATTTATCTCAAGCGGAATGTGCAAATTATACGTGTTTGAAAGGAATCGAAAATGTAACGTGGATGCCCAGTGGACAGTTATTAGCTGTAATAGGATTTAATGAAAtg ATCTTACTGTTAAATCACGTGACATGGAAACCACTTTTGCAATTATATCTTGAACCCGTAattcaagaaaattatttgaataaggTATATGAAGAACGTATAATTCAACcaaaattttcgaataaaaatacgagTTATTACGATAGACATGTTt TGGAAGAGAAATCGGAACGAccagtaaatataaaaataggaaGGAAGAATATTATTGAGAGATTGTCAATtgcaaaatttgatattttaaaatttagttTTTGTGGGCAATACTTGGCCGTGAAACATCAACTTTATCCTACAACATTGTGGATATGGAATATTATTGATGATTATCTTGATTATTTACTTCTTGAAAATACTATCGTAG ctGCAAGATGGAATCCTACACGTGCTcagcttttaatattttgcgaGTGTGCGCATATATTTGAATGGACACCACATAATGCGAGTTGTATATCAATTTCACGAAATATTACGGTATTAGATGCGCGATGGCATCCTAGGGGAAATTCCTTATTGCTTTGTGGTTATAATAAGGCGATTATTtatcaaattgaaaataaatga
- the Elp2 gene encoding elongator complex protein 2 — protein MTTSYISCACNRVPHSADWGKNGLICFAACHAVAIYDPYISKIGKITHTLHRHKDRINTVRWLKRRDAKPESELLSSSVDGTAIIWSKRNELFKCNNIIGVDDTLIFCNSLYISDHDSINEETSAKLIICTGSVKGDVRIWLRDTDDNVKCLQTLTFDKKLPIEACFSFLPNKHLPLLAIAIENFTIELYVTNCNIIEESYFGKVQVLVGHEDWVRCMDFNYDTNNSILLASGSQDAMIRLWRISANSTEFSNDELHQKEQVFMANGIKYNITLESILYGHEGWVYGIHWYPLQLDNKNRILRLLSCSLDKSMIIWEPDEVTGIWSEKVRVGEVGGNLMGFYGCKFSDNGLNILAHGYQGSFHIWEYSNIVKNWIPKSKPSGHFSEVIDLCWDPNGRFLITASTDQTTRIHAAWKNETEFWHEIGRPQVHGYDMSCLVMLTPYMFASGAEEKVVRIFTAPTTFRNCLMKIANVDDFKNMVADSASVPALGLTNKATFNDNITIEDIEVNKFRNENYTPPTEEELMQNTLWPELQKLYGHGYEIFSIAARHDGSLLATACKSTSPEHSAILLWSTNTWVQVQKLMSHQLTITQMEFSPNNKYLLSVSRDRRWSLFECKNNMYTLIAASLKKDSLHTRIIWCCSWTHDSSFFATGSRDGKIGIWNPNFTDDKIVPITSLDVKVSVTALAFSLHSISQDFYILAIGFETGCIEIQKLKMFSNNFEWEKYIMYDTSQAHHLTVRRLKFRPQKEDFNILQLASCGSDHIIKIYDIDILK, from the exons ATGACAACGAGTTATATATCGTGTGCCTGCAATAGAGTTCCACATTCGGCTGATTGGGGAAAAAATGGACTCATTTGCTTTGCAGCATGTCATGCAGTTGCAATATATGATCcgtatatttcaaaaattggaaaaataacgCACACTCTTCACCGACACAAAGATCGTATTAATACTGTACGATGGCTTAAGCGAAGAGATGCGAAACCCGAATCAGAGCTATTATCGAGCTCAGTAGATGGAACAGCTATTATTTGGAGCAaaagaaatgaattatttaaatgtaataatatcatAGGAGTTGATGATACTCTAATCTTTTGCAACTCATTATACATTTCTGATCATGACTCCATAAATGAGGAAACATCTGCGAAATTGATAATATGTACTGGGTCTGTTAAAGGAGATGTAAGAATATGGTTAAGAGATACGGATGATAATGTAAAATGTTTACAAACACTTACATTTGATAAGAAATTACCAATAGAAgcttgtttttctttcctgCCAAATAAGCATTTACCACTTCTGGCTATTgcgatagaaaattttacgatTGAATTGTATGTAACTAATTGTAATATCATAGAAGAATCATATTTTGGAAAAGTTCAAGTTTTAGTTGGGCATGAAGATTGGGTACGATGTATGGATTTTAATTACGATACAAATAACAGTATTTTGCTTGCAAGTGGATCTCAAGATGCCATGATACGATTGTGGAGAATTTCTGCAAATAGTACAGAATTTTCAAATGATGAGTTACATCAAAAAGAACAAGTGTTTATGGCTAAcggcataaaatataatattactttagaATCTATCCTTTATGGTCATGAAGGATGGGTTTATGGTATACATTGGTATCCGTTACAGCTTGATAAtaagaatagaattttaagaTTATTATCTTGCTCATTAGATAAATCTATGATTATATGGGAGCCAGATGAAGTGACTGGGATTTGGTCCGAAAAAGTAAGAGTGGGTGAAGTTGGTGGCAATTTAATGGGTTTTTATGGTTGTAAATTTAGTGATAATGGATTAAATATATTAGCACATGGTTACCAAGGATCATTTCATATTTGGGAATActcaaatattgtaaaaaattggaTTCCAAAGTCTAAACCAAGCGGTCACTTTAGTGAAGTGATTGATCTTTGCTGGGATCCAAATGGAAG GTTTCTAATTACTGCAAGTACAGATCAGACAACAAGAATTCATGCAGCttggaaaaatgaaacagaattTTGGCATGAAATTGGACGTCCACAAGTTCATGGATATGATATGTCTTGTTTGGTTATGCTAACCCCCTATATGTTTGCTTCAGGAGCAGAAGAAAAAGTTGTACGTATATTTACAGCACCAACAACATTTAGGAACTGTTTAATGAAGATTGCCAATGTTGATGATTTCAAAAATATGGTGGCTGATAGTGCATCAGTACCTGCTCTTGGACTAACAAATAAGGCAACATTTAATGATAATATCACAATTGAAGATATAGAAGTTAATAAGTTTAGAAATGAGAATTATACTCCTCCAACTGAAGAAGAGTTAATGCAAAATACACTATGGCCAGAGTTACAAAAGCTTTATGGCCATGGATATGAAATATTCTCTATAGCTGCCAGACATGATGGATCATTATTGGCAACTGCATGTAAATCAACATCACCAGAACATTCTGCAATATTATTGTGGAGTACAAATACATGGGTCCAAGTTCAGAAACTTATGTCTCATCAATTAACTATAACACAAATGGAATTTTCACCCAATAACAAATATCTACTATCTGTTTCCAGAGACAGAAGATGGTCATTGTTTGAATGTAAAAACAATATGTATACCTTAATTGCAGCTAGTCTAAAAAAAGATAGTCTTCATACTCGTATAATATGGTGTTGTTCATGGACACATGATTCATCTTTCTTTGCAACAGGTTCCAGGGATGGAAAAATTGGCATTTGGAATCCAAACTTTACGGATGATAAAATTGTTCCAATTACATCCTTGGATGTAAAAGTTTCAGTTACAGCACTTGCATTTTCATTACATAGTATTTCtcaagatttttatattttagcaATAGGATTTGAAACTGGATGCATAGAAatacagaaattaaaaatgttctctaataattttgaaTGGGAAAAATACATAATGTATGATACTTCTCAAGCACATCACTTAACTGTTAGAAGGCTTAAATTTCGGCCTCAAAAggaagattttaatattttacaactaGCAAGTTGTGGATCTGATCATATTATTAAGATATATGACATAGACATTTTGAAATGa